A genomic region of Colletotrichum destructivum chromosome 5, complete sequence contains the following coding sequences:
- a CDS encoding Putative membrane transport protein, producing MDQQYMTPPTSFRLADMAQGAYDMPLMAMKKPHDSHPSMGNLVLLVFEAVLEVVCVSLPGYIVARMGHFDADKQKFLANLNVMLFTPCLIFTKLASQLNADKLLDLAVIPIIFVIQTLVSWLVSVGVSRLFGFNRRASNFVTAMGVFGNSNSLPISMILSLSQTIKGLHWDKIPGDNDDEVGARGILYLLIFQQLGQLVRWSWGYHVLLAPKDKYPEYQDERVEEGQYAGDRETAPLLNEYDDGATTSRRSSSDNLSNYEPAGRTPVASRSRASPADTEDEDEDDFPKKARTTNVLAPLNGNHPVFDGSGDEISSFPRILNTDEPDVPEGVKGYPARVNNAVVSAKRSTSNFVKRQYEHLPAPAKSILSALGRFAGKLYNFLWEFMNPPLWAMLIAVVVASVPALQKIFFEEGSFVKNSFTDAVQSSAGVAVPLILVVLGANLARNTQKSDKQRDPEEDQIGTKLLVASLVCRMLLPTLIMTPVLAIFAKYVPVSILDDPIFVIVCFLLTGAPSALQLAQICQINEVYEGVMSRILFQSYVIWILPSTLILVMCALEVVEWAA from the exons ATGGACCAACAGTACATGACGCCTCCGACGTCGTTTCGTCTGGCCGACATGGCCCAAGGTGCCTACGACATGCCCCTCATGGCTATGAAGAAGCCGCACGACTCCCACCCCTCCATGGGCAACTtggtcctcctcgtcttcgaagcCGTCCTGGAGGTCGTTTGCGTTAGCTTGCCCGGTTACATTGTCGCTCGTATGGGTCacttcgacgccgacaagcAGAAGTTCTTGGCCAACCTTAATGTCATGCTCTTCACGCCGTGCCTGA TCTTTACCAAGCTGGCCTCTCAGCTTAATGCCGACAAGCTCCTCGATCTTGCCGTCATTCccatcatcttcgtcatccagACCCTCGTCTCGTGGCTCGTCTCTGTTGGTGTATCTCGCCTCTTTGGCTTCAATCGCCGCGCCTCCAACTTTGTCACAGCTATGGGAGTGTTTGGCAATTCCAACTCGTTGCCCATTTCCATGATTTTGTCCTTGTCGCAGACGATCAAGGGCTTGCATTGGGACAAGATTCCCGGTGATAACGATGACGAGGTTGGTGCCCGAGGCATTTTGTACCTCTTGATCTTCCAGCAACTCGGTCAGCTGGTGCGCTGGAGCTGGGGTTACCACGTGCTGCTCGCCCCTAAGGACAAGTACCCCGAGTACCAGGACgagcgcgtcgaggagggccagTACGCCGGGGATCGGGAGACGGCGCCTTTGCTGAATGAgtacgacgacggcgcgacCACTTCCCGCAGATCTTCTAGTGACAATCTGTCGAATTACGAACCCGCCGGTCGCACTCCTGTTGCTAGCAGATCCAGGGCTTCGCCCGCCGacaccgaggacgaggacgaggacgactttCCCAAGAAGGCGAGGACGACCAATGTCCTCGCTCCCCTTAACGGTAATCATCCCGTTTTCGACGGAAGTGGCGATGAGATATCGTCTTTCCCCCGCATTCTTAACACGGATGAACCCGACGTTCCCGAAGGAGTTAAGGGCTACCCTGCCCGCGTTAACAATGCCGTTGTGTCTGCTAAGCGCTCCACGTCCAACTTCGTCAAACGCCAGTACGAACACCTTCCTGCCCCTGCCAAATCGATTCTTTCGGCACTAGGCCGCTTCGCCGGCAAGCTCTACAACTTCCTTTGGGAGTTCATGAACCCACCCCTGTGGGCCAtgctcatcgccgtcgtcgttgctTCCGTTCCGGCCCTGCAGAAGATTTTCTTCGAGGAGGGATCATTCGTCAAGAACAGCTTCACCGATGCCGTCCAATCAAGCGCTGGAGTCGCCGTCCCCTTGATTCTGGTTGTTCTTGGTGCCAATCTTGCGCGCAACACCCAGAAAAGTGATAAGCAGCGCGACCCCGAGGAGGATCAGATCGGAACGAAGCTTCTCGTCGCTTCTCTCGTGTGCCGCATGCTTCTGCCGACCCTCATCATGACCCCTGTCCTGGCCATCTTCGCCAAGTATGTGCCGGTCAGCATCCTGGACGATCCCATCTTCGTTATCGTCTGCTTCTTGTTGACCGGCGCGCCAAGCGCCCTTCAACTGGCACAAATCTGCCAGATCAACGAGGTCTACGAGGGTGTCATGTCGAGAATTCTGTTTCAGAGCTACGTCATCTG GATCCTCCCATCAACCTTGATCCTCGTCATGTGCGCCTTGGAAGTCGTTGAGTGGGCTGCTTGA
- a CDS encoding Putative RNA recognition motif domain, nucleotide-binding alpha-beta plait domain superfamily: MASTSRSPSRDRYRSRTRSLTPMSDRSRSPARRRSYDSRSPSRSRSPTPRRSGRHRTESRSRSRSRSDSRGRSASPSVRTTKIVVERLTKNINVDHLEEIFGQYGRIKDLHLPINGTLGTNRGTAYILYETEADAEEAIAHMHEAQLDGTVINVSIVLPRRKVSPAPPQARRGGGFDPRGPPPGGRGGRGAGGRGAGSFGHNGPRRGASPPPGRFGPRSDTYRPGSPSRSPTRSPGAAPPSRGGGSRYRSRSRSYSRSPSPPPRRGGGGRGNDRNRRRRSPSRDSYDSYDSRRSRSPSQSRDRGGRGGGRGYR, from the exons ATGGCTTCGACATCGAGATCGCCTTCGCGCGACCGCTACCGCTCCCGCACCCGGTCTCTGACACCGATGTCCGACCGGTCACGTTCGCCAGCCCGCCGTCGCTCATACGATTCACGCTCCCCGTCGCGTTCTAGATCACCCACGCCGCGACGAAGTGGCAGACACAGAACGGAGAgtcgcagccgcagccgcagtcGTAGCGATAGCCGAGGACGCTCTGCGAGCCCCTCAGTGAGGACTACCAAG ATTGTTGTCGAGCGTCTGACCAAAAATATCAACGTCGACCACTTGGAGGAAATCTTTGGCCAATACGGACGTATCAAAGACCTCCATCTTCCCATCAACGGAACAC TTGGCACCAACCGCGGCACTGCGTACATCCTCTATGAAACCGAAGCCGATGCGGAGGAAGCCATCGCCCACATGCATGAGGCACAGCTTGATGGCACCGTAATCAACGTCTCTATCGTTCTCCCTCGACGCAAAGTTTCCCCAGCACCTCCCCAGGCCCGTCGTGGCGGAGGCTTCGATCCCAGAGGCCCTCCCCCTGGAGGTCGTGGTGGTAGAGGCgcgggagggcgaggggctGGCTCCTTCGGCCACAacggccctcgacgaggcgcgTCGCCCCCGCCTGGTCGATTCGGTCCCCGATCAGACACATACCGGCCTGGTTCGCCGTCGCGTTCTCCGACTCGATCCCCTGGTGCCGCTCCGCCGTCCAGGGGTGGTGGAAGCAGATATAGAAGCCGGTCCAGATCCTACTCCAGATCTCCTTCACCACCCCCGAgacgtggcggcggtggtcgaGGTAACGACCGTAACCGCCGGAGAAGGAGCCCGAGCCGAGACAGCTACGATAGCTACGACAGCCGTCGATCCCGGTCTCCAAGCCAATCCCGCGACCGTGGTGGCCGCGGAGGCGGCCGCGGATACCGATGA